A stretch of Prunus dulcis chromosome 6, ALMONDv2, whole genome shotgun sequence DNA encodes these proteins:
- the LOC117629511 gene encoding uncharacterized protein LOC117629511, which yields MPSFTHFKGDSDPDSHLKHFKSIMIFYKANDELMCKVFAMTLLGAAQDWFHTLPSGSISSFKELAYVFIKEYTSSRMIKKNPDHLFNLQKKYEESFRDYIKRFKAERANIIGCDDRIASLAFKRGLPIECELYRELTISPCQTLVEVFATAECYALWDDDRIAAKKAAKQADQPIEAASQRNDMIKDKDGGKRELQPQEGAPTTETYTKFTIPIQQILAQVKNMPWLKKPSPLKGNSAKKDTSRYCEFHEGHGHYTNDCFAWKKHLEELVGDGYCTEFIARGLSSKSKIVTRLPANLHEKSHTDQHDRSRL from the coding sequence ATGCCTTCATTCACGCATTTCAAAGGGGATTCCGATCCCGATAGCCATCTAAAGCACTTCAAAAGTATCATGATCTTCTACAAGGCTAACGATGAGCTgatgtgcaaggtgtttgcaatgactttGCTAGGAGCAGCCCAAGACTGGTTCCACACCCTGCCATCTGGGTCGATcagcagcttcaaggagctaGCTTACGTCTTCATCAAAGAATACACTTCTTCCCGGATGATCAAGAAGAATCCTGACCACCTGTTCAACCTACAAAAGAAGTACGAAGAATCCTttcgagattacatcaagaggttcaaagcaGAAAGGGCGAACATCATTGGATGTGACGACCGAATCGCGTCATTGGCCTTCAAGAGGGGCTTGCCAATTGAGTGTGAGCTGTATCGCGAGCTGACCATCTCTCCCTGCCAAACACTAGTAGAAGTCTTCGCGACAGCAGAGTGCTATGCGCTTTGGGACGATGACCGGATCGCCGCAAAGAAAGCTGCCAAGCAAGCCGATCAACCGATTGAGGCGGCAAGCCAAAGAAACGACATGATAAAAGACAAGGATGGGGGCAAGCGCGAATTACAGCCTCAGGAAGGTGCTCCAACAACTGAGACCTACACCAAGTTTACTATTCCGATACAGCAGATCCTAGCCCAAGTAAAGAACATGCCTTGGTTGAAGAAACCATCGCCTTTGAAGGGAAACTCAGCCAAGAAGGATACCAGTAGATACTGCGAATTCCATGAAGGGCACGGTCATTACACAAATGACTGCTTCGCCTGGAAAAAACACCTCGAAGAACTGGTCGGAGATGGCTATTGCACGGAATTCATTGCAAGGGGGTTATCCAGCAAATCAAAGATCGTGACGCGGCTGCCAGCGAACCTCCACGAAAAAAGTCATACGGATCAGCACGATCGTAGCCGACTTTAA
- the LOC117631748 gene encoding kinesin-like protein KIN-14F isoform X2 translates to MRGLKALVSNNEAPFANAEEFINDYELAQRKAEEAASRRYQAAEWLRKMDYGASETLSKEPSEEEFRLALRNGLILCNVLNKVNPGAVLKVVENPIIAVQSTEGAAQSAIQYFENMRNFLEAVNDMKLLTFEASDLEKGGSSSKVVDCILCLKGYYEWKQAGGIGVWRYGGTVRITSFPKGSLSSLGSESADESIDESESSQFEQLMEFLHLSSEVSTEESRAANALAFLFDRFGLGLIQAYLRETNGIEELPFNAMIIDTLLSKVVKDFSALLVSQGTQLGLFLKKLLRGDIGVLSKSEFVEAISQYLGQRSGLVSNDLSKFCICGGRGEAVQHNTSHSSVHEELIDIQQKQLEELKSSFQETRFEVKQVHSNWEGELRRLEHHIKGLEVASSSYQKVIEENRALYNQVQDLKGSIRVYCRVRPFLPWQSNSQSTVDYIGENGTIMIVNPLKQGKDARRVFTFNKVFRTNVTQEHIYADTQPLVRSVLDGYNACIFAYGQTGSGKTYTMSGPDLTTEESWGVNYRALRDLFQISKARVDIVRYEVAVQMIEIYNEQVRDLLVSDGSNRRLDIRNKSQLNGLNVPDASLVPVTCTQDVLELMKIGQKNRAVGATALNERSSRSHSVLTVHIYGKELATGSILRGCLHLVDLAGSERVDKSEAVGERLKEAQHINRSLSALGDVISALAQKSTHVPYRNSKLTQVLQDSLGGAAKTMMFVHINPELNALGETISTLKFAERVASIELGAARSNKETGEIRELKEEISNLKLALERKEAELEQVKGGSRNTIDSQKPRAVSPFRLPRNGINNISRPETCQRPLDDTKISEARSCSSGKQRRSRFPSAFAEKDITLKMPLLGEERLVISGKPRSPSPPVRRSISTDRGAFIKSRVKAETTENQPIAKLPFPARVPVNKSLATMPVIPSTDNNLRFSQEPPNHGDISDALNSFQKANFKKVCPEQEDEQFKQALNVRQGGIRKIKNESKAKAKQNRIPARIQKSDAVTTMFSDLDAGEKVEEARKSDFSEPENEHIPIGSPMYNSLMEKKLRHNLPRNYINLEPRGIVQAAEPLLAGKTENKLPNGGTRYQKEGSNMSMPEFRRSRSTPRGKFLLLP, encoded by the exons CTTCAAGGAGATACCAAGCAGCAGAATGGCTGAGGAAGATGGACTATGGGGCATCAGAAACACTGTCCAAAGAGCCTTCTGAAGAAGAGTTCCGCCTTGCACTCCGCAACGGTCTTATTCTCTGCAATGTCCTCAACAAAGTCAATCCTGGAGCTGTTCTCAAG GTGGTGGAAAATCCCATTATTGCGGTTCAGTCGACAGAGGGGGCAGCACAGTCTGCAATTCAGTATTTTGAGAACATGAGGAATTTCCTGGAGGCCGTTAATGACATGAAGCTCTTGACATTTGAAGCTTCTGATCTGGAAAAg GGAGGCTCATCGAGTAAAGTTGTAGACTGCATTCTATGTCTCAAAGGATATTATGAATGGAAGCAAGCAGGTGGAATTGGAGTTTGGAGGTATGGAGGGACTGTGAGGATCACATCCTTCCCAAAAGGGTCACTATCCTCCTTAGGTAGTGAAAGCGCTGACGAGTCCATAGATGAATCCGAGTCATCTCAGTTTGAGCAACTTATGGaatttcttcatctttctaGTGAGGTCTCAACCGAAGAATCCAGAGCTGCCAACGCTCTGGCTTTCCTTTTCGATCGTTTTGGACTTGGACTTATACAAGCTTACCTTCGAGAGACTAATGGGATTGAAGAGTTGCCCTTTAATGCAATG ATAATAGATACTTTGCTCAGTAAGGTAGTCAAGGATTTCTCAGCACTGCTTGTTTCTCAAGGCACTCAG CTTGGCCTTTTTCTAAAGAAACTACTGAGAGGAGATATTGGTGTTCTATCAAAATCTGAATTTGTAGAAGCTATTTCACAATATCTTGGCCAAAGAAGTGGTTTGGTGTCAAATGACCTATCCAAATTCTGTATTTGTGGTGGGAGAGGTGAGGCTGTTCAGCATAATACGAGTCACTCATCTGTTCATGAAGAACTAATTGACATTCAACAGAAACAGCTGGAG GAGCTAAAGTCATCTTTCCAAGAGACAAGATTTGAAGTCAAACAAGTTCATTCAAACTGGGAGGGGGAGCTTAGAAGGCTTG AGCATCATATTAAAGGCCTTGAAGTGGCATCCTCTTCCTACCAAAAAGTTATAGAAGAGAACCGAGCTCTCTACAATCAAGTCCAAGATCTCAAAG GATCAATTAGAGTATATTGCAGAGTCAGGCCCTTCTTACCATGGCAATCAAATAGCCAGTCCACTGTGGATTATATTGGAGAAAATGGAACTATTATGATTGTCAACCCCCTTAAACAGGGCAAAGATGCAAGAAGGGTATTTACATTTAACAAGGTGTTCAGAACAAATGTCACACAAG AGCATATATATGCTGACACTCAGCCACTGGTCAGGTCTGTTTTAGACGGTTATAATGCATGCATATTCGCATACGGGCAGACTGGTTCGGGGAAAACATACACAATG AGTGGCCCTGATTTGACAACTGAAGAGTCATGGGGTGTGAACTATAGAGCCCTGCGGGACTTATTTCAAATTTCGAAGGCCAGGGTTGACATAGTAAGATATGAAGTTGCAGTACAGATGATAGAAATATACAACGAACAAGTGAGAGACCTTTTAGTCAGTGATGGCTCTAACAGAAG GTTAGATATAAGAAACAAGTCTCAATTGAACGGCCTAAATGTACCTGATGCAAGTTTGGTTCCAGTGACCTGTACTCAAGATGTTCTTGAGTTGATGAAAATCGGGCAAAAGAATCGCGCTGTTGGTGCCACAGCTCTAAATGAGAGGAGCAGCCGGTCTCATAg TGTTTTAACAGTTCATATATATGGAAAGGAGTTGGCTACAGGATCTATTCTTAGGGGCTGCCTCCATCTTGTGGATTTGGCTGGGAGTGAGAGGGTTGATAAGTCTGAGGCCGTTGGTGAGAGACTAAAAGAAGCCCAGCATATAAATAGATCACTTTCTGCACTTGGAGATGTCATCTCTGCTCTTGCACAAAAGAGCACACATGTTCCCTACAGAAATAGCAAACTTACTCAAGTCTTGCAAGATTCTTTAG GTGGAGCTGCCAAAACAATGATGTTTGTACATATAAATCCTGAACTCAATGCTCTTGGGGAGACAATCAGTACACTCAAGTTTGCTGAGAGGGTTGCGTCCATAGAACTTGGGGCAGCTAGATCGAATAAAGAAACGGGTGAAATCCGGGAACTTAAAGAAGAG ATATCAAATCTTAAACTGGCATTGGAGAGAAAAGAAGCTGAGTTAGAGCAAGTCAAAGGAGGTTCACGAAACACCATTGACTCCCAAAAGCCAAGAGCCGTTTCACCTTTTCGTCTTCCAagaaatggtattaacaacATTTCAAGGCCCGAAACCTGTCAACGACCCTTGGACGATACTAAGATTTCTGAG GCAAGAAGTTGTTCTTCGGGCAAGCAGAGGAGGTCGAGGTTTCCCTCAGCATTCGCTGAGAAAGATATTACACTGAAGATGCCGTTACTAGGTGAAGAAAGATTGGTGATCTCTGGAAAGCCCAGATCACCATCCCCTCCAGTTAGGAGATCAATATCTACTGATAGAGGGGCCTTCATTAAAAGCAGAGTCAAGGCTGAGACAACAGAAAACCAACCAATTGCGAAACTACCATTTCCAGCTAGAGTACCTGTCAATAAATCACTTGCGACTATGCCAGTGATCCCATCAACTGACAACAACTTGAGGTTTTCACAAGAACCACCAAATCATGGGGATATATCTGATGCATTAAACAGCTTCCAGAAGGCCAACTTCAAGAAAGTTTGTCCAGAACAAGAAGATGAGCAGTTTAAGCAAGCTCTTAATGTAAGACAAGGCGGTATTAGAAAAATCAAGAACGAGAGCAAGGCTAAGGCCAAGCAGAACCGAATACCAGCTAGAATTCAAAAGTCTGATGCAGTGACAACAATGTTTTCTGACTTGGATGCTGGTGAAAAGGTGGAAGAAGCTCGAAAGAGTGACTTCTCTGAGCCGGAAAATGAGCATATCCCCATTGGTTCACCCATGTATAATTCTTTGATGGAGAAAAAGCTTCGTCACAACTTGCCAAGGAACTACATAAACCTGGAACCACG AGGCATAGTGCAAGCAGCAGAACCCTTATTGGCTGGGAAAACTGAAAACAAGCTTCCAAATGGTGGAACACGGTATCAAAAAGAAGGCAGTAACATGTCCATGCCTGAATTCAGAAGAAGCCGGTCTACACCTCGTGGGAAATTTTTATTACTACCTTGA
- the LOC117631748 gene encoding kinesin-like protein KIN-14F isoform X1 codes for MPQESNSNNSIFSSSPCKNMRGLKALVSNNEAPFANAEEFINDYELAQRKAEEAASRRYQAAEWLRKMDYGASETLSKEPSEEEFRLALRNGLILCNVLNKVNPGAVLKVVENPIIAVQSTEGAAQSAIQYFENMRNFLEAVNDMKLLTFEASDLEKGGSSSKVVDCILCLKGYYEWKQAGGIGVWRYGGTVRITSFPKGSLSSLGSESADESIDESESSQFEQLMEFLHLSSEVSTEESRAANALAFLFDRFGLGLIQAYLRETNGIEELPFNAMIIDTLLSKVVKDFSALLVSQGTQLGLFLKKLLRGDIGVLSKSEFVEAISQYLGQRSGLVSNDLSKFCICGGRGEAVQHNTSHSSVHEELIDIQQKQLEELKSSFQETRFEVKQVHSNWEGELRRLEHHIKGLEVASSSYQKVIEENRALYNQVQDLKGSIRVYCRVRPFLPWQSNSQSTVDYIGENGTIMIVNPLKQGKDARRVFTFNKVFRTNVTQEHIYADTQPLVRSVLDGYNACIFAYGQTGSGKTYTMSGPDLTTEESWGVNYRALRDLFQISKARVDIVRYEVAVQMIEIYNEQVRDLLVSDGSNRRLDIRNKSQLNGLNVPDASLVPVTCTQDVLELMKIGQKNRAVGATALNERSSRSHSVLTVHIYGKELATGSILRGCLHLVDLAGSERVDKSEAVGERLKEAQHINRSLSALGDVISALAQKSTHVPYRNSKLTQVLQDSLGGAAKTMMFVHINPELNALGETISTLKFAERVASIELGAARSNKETGEIRELKEEISNLKLALERKEAELEQVKGGSRNTIDSQKPRAVSPFRLPRNGINNISRPETCQRPLDDTKISEARSCSSGKQRRSRFPSAFAEKDITLKMPLLGEERLVISGKPRSPSPPVRRSISTDRGAFIKSRVKAETTENQPIAKLPFPARVPVNKSLATMPVIPSTDNNLRFSQEPPNHGDISDALNSFQKANFKKVCPEQEDEQFKQALNVRQGGIRKIKNESKAKAKQNRIPARIQKSDAVTTMFSDLDAGEKVEEARKSDFSEPENEHIPIGSPMYNSLMEKKLRHNLPRNYINLEPRGIVQAAEPLLAGKTENKLPNGGTRYQKEGSNMSMPEFRRSRSTPRGKFLLLP; via the exons CTTCAAGGAGATACCAAGCAGCAGAATGGCTGAGGAAGATGGACTATGGGGCATCAGAAACACTGTCCAAAGAGCCTTCTGAAGAAGAGTTCCGCCTTGCACTCCGCAACGGTCTTATTCTCTGCAATGTCCTCAACAAAGTCAATCCTGGAGCTGTTCTCAAG GTGGTGGAAAATCCCATTATTGCGGTTCAGTCGACAGAGGGGGCAGCACAGTCTGCAATTCAGTATTTTGAGAACATGAGGAATTTCCTGGAGGCCGTTAATGACATGAAGCTCTTGACATTTGAAGCTTCTGATCTGGAAAAg GGAGGCTCATCGAGTAAAGTTGTAGACTGCATTCTATGTCTCAAAGGATATTATGAATGGAAGCAAGCAGGTGGAATTGGAGTTTGGAGGTATGGAGGGACTGTGAGGATCACATCCTTCCCAAAAGGGTCACTATCCTCCTTAGGTAGTGAAAGCGCTGACGAGTCCATAGATGAATCCGAGTCATCTCAGTTTGAGCAACTTATGGaatttcttcatctttctaGTGAGGTCTCAACCGAAGAATCCAGAGCTGCCAACGCTCTGGCTTTCCTTTTCGATCGTTTTGGACTTGGACTTATACAAGCTTACCTTCGAGAGACTAATGGGATTGAAGAGTTGCCCTTTAATGCAATG ATAATAGATACTTTGCTCAGTAAGGTAGTCAAGGATTTCTCAGCACTGCTTGTTTCTCAAGGCACTCAG CTTGGCCTTTTTCTAAAGAAACTACTGAGAGGAGATATTGGTGTTCTATCAAAATCTGAATTTGTAGAAGCTATTTCACAATATCTTGGCCAAAGAAGTGGTTTGGTGTCAAATGACCTATCCAAATTCTGTATTTGTGGTGGGAGAGGTGAGGCTGTTCAGCATAATACGAGTCACTCATCTGTTCATGAAGAACTAATTGACATTCAACAGAAACAGCTGGAG GAGCTAAAGTCATCTTTCCAAGAGACAAGATTTGAAGTCAAACAAGTTCATTCAAACTGGGAGGGGGAGCTTAGAAGGCTTG AGCATCATATTAAAGGCCTTGAAGTGGCATCCTCTTCCTACCAAAAAGTTATAGAAGAGAACCGAGCTCTCTACAATCAAGTCCAAGATCTCAAAG GATCAATTAGAGTATATTGCAGAGTCAGGCCCTTCTTACCATGGCAATCAAATAGCCAGTCCACTGTGGATTATATTGGAGAAAATGGAACTATTATGATTGTCAACCCCCTTAAACAGGGCAAAGATGCAAGAAGGGTATTTACATTTAACAAGGTGTTCAGAACAAATGTCACACAAG AGCATATATATGCTGACACTCAGCCACTGGTCAGGTCTGTTTTAGACGGTTATAATGCATGCATATTCGCATACGGGCAGACTGGTTCGGGGAAAACATACACAATG AGTGGCCCTGATTTGACAACTGAAGAGTCATGGGGTGTGAACTATAGAGCCCTGCGGGACTTATTTCAAATTTCGAAGGCCAGGGTTGACATAGTAAGATATGAAGTTGCAGTACAGATGATAGAAATATACAACGAACAAGTGAGAGACCTTTTAGTCAGTGATGGCTCTAACAGAAG GTTAGATATAAGAAACAAGTCTCAATTGAACGGCCTAAATGTACCTGATGCAAGTTTGGTTCCAGTGACCTGTACTCAAGATGTTCTTGAGTTGATGAAAATCGGGCAAAAGAATCGCGCTGTTGGTGCCACAGCTCTAAATGAGAGGAGCAGCCGGTCTCATAg TGTTTTAACAGTTCATATATATGGAAAGGAGTTGGCTACAGGATCTATTCTTAGGGGCTGCCTCCATCTTGTGGATTTGGCTGGGAGTGAGAGGGTTGATAAGTCTGAGGCCGTTGGTGAGAGACTAAAAGAAGCCCAGCATATAAATAGATCACTTTCTGCACTTGGAGATGTCATCTCTGCTCTTGCACAAAAGAGCACACATGTTCCCTACAGAAATAGCAAACTTACTCAAGTCTTGCAAGATTCTTTAG GTGGAGCTGCCAAAACAATGATGTTTGTACATATAAATCCTGAACTCAATGCTCTTGGGGAGACAATCAGTACACTCAAGTTTGCTGAGAGGGTTGCGTCCATAGAACTTGGGGCAGCTAGATCGAATAAAGAAACGGGTGAAATCCGGGAACTTAAAGAAGAG ATATCAAATCTTAAACTGGCATTGGAGAGAAAAGAAGCTGAGTTAGAGCAAGTCAAAGGAGGTTCACGAAACACCATTGACTCCCAAAAGCCAAGAGCCGTTTCACCTTTTCGTCTTCCAagaaatggtattaacaacATTTCAAGGCCCGAAACCTGTCAACGACCCTTGGACGATACTAAGATTTCTGAG GCAAGAAGTTGTTCTTCGGGCAAGCAGAGGAGGTCGAGGTTTCCCTCAGCATTCGCTGAGAAAGATATTACACTGAAGATGCCGTTACTAGGTGAAGAAAGATTGGTGATCTCTGGAAAGCCCAGATCACCATCCCCTCCAGTTAGGAGATCAATATCTACTGATAGAGGGGCCTTCATTAAAAGCAGAGTCAAGGCTGAGACAACAGAAAACCAACCAATTGCGAAACTACCATTTCCAGCTAGAGTACCTGTCAATAAATCACTTGCGACTATGCCAGTGATCCCATCAACTGACAACAACTTGAGGTTTTCACAAGAACCACCAAATCATGGGGATATATCTGATGCATTAAACAGCTTCCAGAAGGCCAACTTCAAGAAAGTTTGTCCAGAACAAGAAGATGAGCAGTTTAAGCAAGCTCTTAATGTAAGACAAGGCGGTATTAGAAAAATCAAGAACGAGAGCAAGGCTAAGGCCAAGCAGAACCGAATACCAGCTAGAATTCAAAAGTCTGATGCAGTGACAACAATGTTTTCTGACTTGGATGCTGGTGAAAAGGTGGAAGAAGCTCGAAAGAGTGACTTCTCTGAGCCGGAAAATGAGCATATCCCCATTGGTTCACCCATGTATAATTCTTTGATGGAGAAAAAGCTTCGTCACAACTTGCCAAGGAACTACATAAACCTGGAACCACG AGGCATAGTGCAAGCAGCAGAACCCTTATTGGCTGGGAAAACTGAAAACAAGCTTCCAAATGGTGGAACACGGTATCAAAAAGAAGGCAGTAACATGTCCATGCCTGAATTCAGAAGAAGCCGGTCTACACCTCGTGGGAAATTTTTATTACTACCTTGA
- the LOC117632560 gene encoding glycosyltransferase BC10-like — MLSPTPFSLICAFLLCLPLTIIFTITSPTTTIPTQIPQSLKLTKTYQKINLISPPKSLPLDDDSLFHLATRVKSRPPCSDRPKIAFLFLTTTPLPFSPLWECFFNQTPKTHFSIYVHADPRFPYDPPFSGVFAHRVIHSQPAQRFTSTLISATRRLLAHALLDDPKNAMFALLSPSCIPIRSFNFTYQTLARSKKSFIEILDNEIGAYDRWAARGEDAMLPQVKLEEFRIGSQFWILKRKHARVVVGDHQLWSKFKLPCQRWDTCYPEENYFPTFLNMREPGGCVPATLTHVDWRGRFDGHPRTYQASDLGPHLITTLRNDRPKYGDEKESGNGSDWSLTERRDPFLFARKFPQDAIGPLMSMANDVIFKD; from the coding sequence ATGCTCTCCCCAACGCCATTTTCTCTCATCTGCGCCTTTCTTCTCTGTTTGCCTCTCACCATAATCTTCACCATCACAAGCCCAACCACCACCATCCCCACCCAAATCCCCCAATCCCTAAAACTCACCAAAACCTACCAAAAAATCAACCTAATTTCACCGCCAAAATCCCTCCCATTAGATGACGACTCGCTCTTCCACCTCGCCACCCGTGTCAAGTCTCGCCCGCCTTGCTCCGATCGTCCCAAAATCGCCTTCCTCTTCCTAACCACCACCCCTCTTCCCTTCTCCCCTCTCTGGGAATGCTTCTTCAACCAAAcccccaaaacccatttctctATATATGTCCACGCTGACCCGAGATTCCCCTACGACCCACCGTTTTCTGGCGTCTTCGCCCACCGGGTCATCCACTCCCAGCCCGCCCAGCGATTCACCTCCACTCTCATCTCGGCGACTCGTCGTTTGCTCGCCCACGCCCTCCTCGATGACCCCAAGAACGCCATGTTCGCgcttctctctccttcttgTATCCCCATCCGGTCCTTCAACTTCACGTACCAAACCCTCGCTCGATCGAAGAAGAGCTTCATCGAGATTTTAGACAACGAGATCGGGGCGTACGACAGGTGGGCGGCCCGTGGGGAGGACGCGATGCTGCCACAGGTGAAGCTGGAGGAGTTTCGAATCGGGTCCCAATTCTGGATCCTGAAGCGGAAGCATGCGAGGGTGGTTGTGGGTGACCACCAGCTCTGGTCCAAGTTCAAGCTACCGTGCCAGCGTTGGGACACGTGTTACCCTGAGGAAAATTACTTTCCTACCTTCCTGAACATGAGAGAACCGGGCGGGTGTGTGCCCGCTACCCTCACGCACGTGGACTGGCGCGGGAGATTCGATGGCCACCCCCGCACGTATCAGGCCTCCGACTTGGGGCCCCATTTGATCACCACCTTGAGAAACGACAGGCCGAAATACGGTGACGAGAAGGAGAGCGGCAACGGCTCTGATTGGTCTTTGACAGAACGGCGGGACCCATTTCTGTTCGCAAGGAAGTTCCCGCAGGATGCGATTGGACCGTTGATGAGTATGGCCAATGACGTCATCTTCAAGGATTAA
- the LOC117629519 gene encoding uncharacterized protein LOC117629519: MSYQLVEAAPFSIPKSPSAEKVCQEQETDKATPQSAITYVYQVKLAELYCNVTATWCKNHTSHSLCITMEKPCQNNQCCTCKIDLNSCQFWGKKGLKSFEVDGRRVDVYWDFRQAKFSSTPEPCSDYYVALVSKQEVVLLLGDLMEDAYKRTRSRASSEEAKLMYKKENVSGKRLFCTKAMLEEGKKEHDIVIETSLSGPDEPEIWISIDGTVAIRIMNLHWRFRGNETVMLNDVPVEIFWDVHDWLFSSLGTSHGFFIFKPSRLDGDYSSGSPSPYNSPKGSSSSTTGFCHFLYAWKTE, translated from the coding sequence ATGTCTTATCAACTTGTTGAAGCCGCACCCttttcaatcccaaaatcaCCATCTGCCGAGAAAGTGTGCCAGGAACAGGAAACAGATAAAGCAACTCCACAAAGCGCCATCACCTATGTCTATCAAGTCAAACTAGCAGAATTGTACTGCAATGTCACAGCAACATGGTGCAAAAACCACACCAGCCATTCCCTCTGCATCACAATGGAAAAGCCATGTCAAAATAATCAGTGTTGCACTTGCAAGATTGACTTAAACTCTTGTCAATTTTGGGGAAAGAAAGGTCTCAAATCCTTCGAGGTAGATGGAAGACGAGTAGATGTGTACTGGGATTTTCGACAGGCAAAATTCTCCAGCACCCCGGAGCCATGCTCAGATTATTATGTCGCGCTGGTGTCCAAACAAGAGGTGGTCTTACTGCTAGGGGATTTAATGGAAGATGCTTATAAGAGGACCAGATCAAGAGCATCATCAGAAGAGGCTAAGTTGATGTACAAGAAGGAAAATGTGAGTGGGAAAAGATTGTTCTGCACCAAAGCCATGTTGGaggaagggaaaaaagaacATGACATTGTCATTGAGACATCATTATCCGGGCCTGATGAGCCTGAAATATGGATTAGCATAGACGGGACGGTGGCCATTCGGATTATGAATTTGCATTGGAGGTTTAGAGGGAATGAAACCGTGATGCTGAATGATGTCCCAGTTGAAATTTTCTGGGATGTGCATGATTGGTTGTTTAGTAGCTTGGGCACAAGCCATGGCTTTTTTATCTTCAAGCCATCCAGACTAGATGGAGACTACAGCAGTGGCAGCCCCAGCCCATATAACTCACCAAAAGGGAGCTCATCATCAACCACAGGGTTttgccattttctttatgcttGGAAAACTGAGTGA